From one Lycium ferocissimum isolate CSIRO_LF1 chromosome 5, AGI_CSIRO_Lferr_CH_V1, whole genome shotgun sequence genomic stretch:
- the LOC132055380 gene encoding uncharacterized protein LOC132055380 isoform X2, which yields MATLGLRSINSNTWLHKFRIQTSIRSRSFTTLASLSPIEDTENIQLNVTVPSSTSNNNINNDKSNKSFFPKRGQTLELVCESLAFKGKGVCKVADTGFVLMCDRALPGERFIGRVTRKKDNYAEVKKLKTITPHFDYVEAPCEYALHCGGCKTQNLSYEAQLKAKEQQVRDLVVHVGKFSDHEPEFAGAMKPIVPCDIQFHYRNKMEFSFGPKGWVPAEQLQEKSTEGCVYALGLHAPGFFDKVLNVNKCLLQSDPANEVLAIVQECWRDPELGLSPWNVYSHSGFLKHLMLRTGSNVETGLPELMVNFVTSSDNPEYLKPLVEKITTIPEVVSIVNNVNTSIGNTSVGEKEYTLYGKSTITEILRGLTFQISANSFFQTNTRQAEILYKLIEDCAFLKGDGSEIVLDLFCGTGTIGLTLAKRVKHVYGFEVVAQAVADARQNATLNCINNATFIEGDLNKIDSTFASNLPKPDIVITAGAEYRRTLQTD from the exons ATGGCTACTTTAGGCCTTCGCTCCATAAACTCAAATACATGGCTACACAAATTCCGTATTCAAACGTCAATACGTTCACGTTCATTCACAACTCTCGCTTCACTTTCCCCAATTGAAGACACCGAAAACATTCAATTAAACGTAACAGTACCTAGCAGTACTagcaacaataacatcaacaatgacAAATCCAATAAGTCATTTTTTCCTAAACGAGGCCAAACTTTGGAGCTAGTATGTGAGTCACTTGCTTTTAAAGGAAAAGGTGTATGTAAAGTTGCTGATACTGGTTTTGTACTCATGTGTGATCGTGCACTACCTGGAGAACGATTTATTGGCCGTGTTACGCGTAAAAAAGATAATTACGCTGAG gtaaagaagttgaagacaaTAACACCTCATTTTGACTACGTTGAAGCACCGTGTGAATATGCTTTGCACTGTGGAGGTTGCAAGACACAGAATTTGTCGTATGAAGCCCAGCTCAAGGCCAAAGAGCAACAAGTTCGTGACCTGGTTGTTCACGTGGGCAAGTTTTCTGATCACGAGCCAGAATTTGCGGGTGCCATGAAACCCATTGTTCCCTGTGATATTCAATTTCACTACAGGAACAAG ATGGAATTCTCTTTTGGCCCAAAGGGCTGGGTACCTGCTGAACAGCTGCAAGAAAAATCTACTGAAGGATGTGTCTATGCTTTGGGTCTGCATGCCCCTggtttttttgataaggttttaAATGTGAACAAGTGCTTATTGCAAAGTGATCCAGCAAATGAG GTTCTTGCAATTGTGCAAGAATGCTGGCGGGATCCAGAGTTGGGGCTTTCTCCGTGGAATGTGTACTCTCACTCTGGCTTTCTTAAGCATTTAATGCTTAGAACAGGCAG CAATGTTGAAACTGGTCTTCCTGAGCTTATGGTTAATTTTGTAACTTCTTCCGACAATCCTGAATACTTGAAGCCCCTTGTTGAGAAAATCACAACAATTCCGGAAGTG GTAAGCATTGTTAACAATGTGAACACATCTATCGGCAACACATCTGTTGGGGAGAAAGAATATACATTGTATGGAAAATCTACCATCACAGAGATTTTAAGAGGGCTTACTTTCCAGATTTCAGCGAACTCTTTCTTTCAGACAAACACACGGCAG GCTGAGATTCTCTATAAATTAATTGAGGATTGTGCCTTTCTTAAAGGAGATGGGTCTGAAATTGTACTTGATTTATTTTGTGGGACAGGAACCATTGGCCTTACACTGGCCAAAAG AGTGAAGCATGTTTATGGTTTTGAAGTGGTAGCTCAAGCTGTAGCAGATGCACGTCAAAATGCCACTCTAAATTGCATCAATAATGCAACCTTCATCGAAGGAGATttgaataaaattgattcaACCTTCGCCAGCAACTTGCCCAAGCCTGACATTGTTATCACAG CCGGAGCAGAATATAGAAGGACATTACAGACTGATTAG
- the LOC132055380 gene encoding uncharacterized protein LOC132055380 isoform X1, which yields MATLGLRSINSNTWLHKFRIQTSIRSRSFTTLASLSPIEDTENIQLNVTVPSSTSNNNINNDKSNKSFFPKRGQTLELVCESLAFKGKGVCKVADTGFVLMCDRALPGERFIGRVTRKKDNYAEVKKLKTITPHFDYVEAPCEYALHCGGCKTQNLSYEAQLKAKEQQVRDLVVHVGKFSDHEPEFAGAMKPIVPCDIQFHYRNKMEFSFGPKGWVPAEQLQEKSTEGCVYALGLHAPGFFDKVLNVNKCLLQSDPANEVLAIVQECWRDPELGLSPWNVYSHSGFLKHLMLRTGSNVETGLPELMVNFVTSSDNPEYLKPLVEKITTIPEVVSIVNNVNTSIGNTSVGEKEYTLYGKSTITEILRGLTFQISANSFFQTNTRQAEILYKLIEDCAFLKGDGSEIVLDLFCGTGTIGLTLAKRVKHVYGFEVVAQAVADARQNATLNCINNATFIEGDLNKIDSTFASNLPKPDIVITDPNRPGMHIKLIKFLLKLKASRIIYVSCNPATCARDLNYLCYGVPEQNIEGHYRLISLQPVDMFPHTPHIECVCLLELR from the exons ATGGCTACTTTAGGCCTTCGCTCCATAAACTCAAATACATGGCTACACAAATTCCGTATTCAAACGTCAATACGTTCACGTTCATTCACAACTCTCGCTTCACTTTCCCCAATTGAAGACACCGAAAACATTCAATTAAACGTAACAGTACCTAGCAGTACTagcaacaataacatcaacaatgacAAATCCAATAAGTCATTTTTTCCTAAACGAGGCCAAACTTTGGAGCTAGTATGTGAGTCACTTGCTTTTAAAGGAAAAGGTGTATGTAAAGTTGCTGATACTGGTTTTGTACTCATGTGTGATCGTGCACTACCTGGAGAACGATTTATTGGCCGTGTTACGCGTAAAAAAGATAATTACGCTGAG gtaaagaagttgaagacaaTAACACCTCATTTTGACTACGTTGAAGCACCGTGTGAATATGCTTTGCACTGTGGAGGTTGCAAGACACAGAATTTGTCGTATGAAGCCCAGCTCAAGGCCAAAGAGCAACAAGTTCGTGACCTGGTTGTTCACGTGGGCAAGTTTTCTGATCACGAGCCAGAATTTGCGGGTGCCATGAAACCCATTGTTCCCTGTGATATTCAATTTCACTACAGGAACAAG ATGGAATTCTCTTTTGGCCCAAAGGGCTGGGTACCTGCTGAACAGCTGCAAGAAAAATCTACTGAAGGATGTGTCTATGCTTTGGGTCTGCATGCCCCTggtttttttgataaggttttaAATGTGAACAAGTGCTTATTGCAAAGTGATCCAGCAAATGAG GTTCTTGCAATTGTGCAAGAATGCTGGCGGGATCCAGAGTTGGGGCTTTCTCCGTGGAATGTGTACTCTCACTCTGGCTTTCTTAAGCATTTAATGCTTAGAACAGGCAG CAATGTTGAAACTGGTCTTCCTGAGCTTATGGTTAATTTTGTAACTTCTTCCGACAATCCTGAATACTTGAAGCCCCTTGTTGAGAAAATCACAACAATTCCGGAAGTG GTAAGCATTGTTAACAATGTGAACACATCTATCGGCAACACATCTGTTGGGGAGAAAGAATATACATTGTATGGAAAATCTACCATCACAGAGATTTTAAGAGGGCTTACTTTCCAGATTTCAGCGAACTCTTTCTTTCAGACAAACACACGGCAG GCTGAGATTCTCTATAAATTAATTGAGGATTGTGCCTTTCTTAAAGGAGATGGGTCTGAAATTGTACTTGATTTATTTTGTGGGACAGGAACCATTGGCCTTACACTGGCCAAAAG AGTGAAGCATGTTTATGGTTTTGAAGTGGTAGCTCAAGCTGTAGCAGATGCACGTCAAAATGCCACTCTAAATTGCATCAATAATGCAACCTTCATCGAAGGAGATttgaataaaattgattcaACCTTCGCCAGCAACTTGCCCAAGCCTGACATTGTTATCACAG ATCCTAATCGCCCTGGCATGCACAtcaaattgatcaaatttttgcTAAAGTTGAAAGCATCACGCATCATTTATGTGTCGTGTAATCCTGCCACCTGTGCTCGTGACCTTAATTATCTCTGCTATGGTGTG CCGGAGCAGAATATAGAAGGACATTACAGACTGATTAGCTTACAACCAGTTGACATGTTTCCTCACACACCTCATATTGAATGCGTTTGCTTGCTTGAGCTTCGGTGA
- the LOC132058066 gene encoding uncharacterized protein LOC132058066, which yields MLHLLEIKATISYIREMQPSGGPDDENMPYFFTLKCEGCGAVTEEQCCYMSGAFPHNGKEVNHVAKCQGCDREGTVTLIPGYGSKFTGGDYTPLMMFDCKGLVPEDYNFNGGWKLVTESGHKIEADLLGGKFEGTKDENGNRPTVKDCKGRFKVKHV from the exons ATGCTTCATCTCTTGGAAATCAAGGCTACTATTAGCTACATCAGAGAAATGCAACCATCCGGTGGTCCGGATGATGAAAATATGCCATACTTCTTTACT cTGAAATGCGAAGGATGTGGCGCTGTTACGGAAGAACAGTGCTGTTATATGAGTGGCGCATTTCCCCACAACGGGAAAGAAGTCAACCATGTGGCAAAG TGCCAAGGATGTGATAGGGAAGGAACCGTTACGCTCATTCCCGGTTATGGCTCAAAGTTCACCGGAGGGGATTATACCCCTCTGATGATGTTTGATTGTAAAGGTTTAGTCCCAGAGGACTATAATTTCAATGGGGGCTGGAAGCTTGTCACT GAGTCCGGCCACAAAATCGAGGCAGACTTGCTAGGGGGGAAGTTTGAGGGCACCAAAGACGAGAATGGTAATCGCCCTACTGTGAAGGATTGCAAGGGAAGGTTCAAGGTTAAACACGTGTGA
- the LOC132058609 gene encoding putative F-box/FBD/LRR-repeat protein At5g56810, with translation MAEIVDGKDRITELPEHIIHHVIRRVSQCNVKEAARTCVLSKTWNRLWTLRPDLMIDQCSHNSFRSLEKFVKFVDDSLEPYVKEKISIESFHLCQLLHPELASHLDRWINVAIEHNVRKLEIDTSFYPLYYNVPDTIYTAKKLNKLWLWRCNFEIHNSASNNKLQRLISTCPFIKDLRLHHCRGIHNLHVFGLENLENLELSGCDGLEKLEVKAPNLRKFVYVGVPLYRNQKKREVELLPCKIEILDGYKTLKTLKLEATTMTDQQFEHQFSKFSALNELELRRCYTMKNIVISSEKLSIFSLSHWMNLEQVKMLAPNLMEFNFVGYKMPFSTMDPSSLVEAELNFYLQIPPSKSYFGDVDKSWYDNLQDFVQKFNYAKGLILIIHCEEVLLFFFPLCLLFRLPNFCLIWFVFFMEWQNKSILIYEDAREILVPPSRQLRLLIMKPPAHLESLVDDLMSCRPNIISIVPCTDSKILQALHQNVTGKRDEPNGGPNQVRIHKGATAKEGTSNLYTWLKSTSLIEKITTFMFKSEETTFMFKLEEHALSD, from the exons ATGGCGGAAATAGTTGATGGCAAGGACAGAATAACAGAGTTGCCTGAACACATAATCCATCATGTCATACGTCGGGTTAGCCAATGCAACGTAAAAGAGGCAGCTCGAACCTGTGTCTTGTCCAAGACATGGAATCGTCTTTGGACTTTGCGGCCTGATCTGATGATCGATCAGTGCAGCCACAACAGTTTCAGGTCCCTGGAGAAATTTGTCAAATTCGTTGATGATTCCCTCGAGCCATATGTCAAGGAAAAAATAAGCATTGAATCATTCCACCTCTGTCAGCTTCTTCATCCGGAATTGGCTTCACATTTAGATCGGTGGATCAACGTGGCAATTGAACATAATGTCAGAAAACTAGAAATTGACACGAGTTTTTATCCGCTGTACTATAACGTTCCTGATACTATATATACAGCTAAAAAGCTGAATAAATTGTGGCTATGGAGGTGCAACTTTGAAATTCATAATAGTGCCAGCAACAACAAATTGCAAAGATTAATTAGTACATGCCCCTTCATCAAGGATCTAAGATTACATCATTGCAGGGGAATACATAATTTGCATGTTTTTGGCCTAGAAAATCTAGAGAATTTAGAGCTATCGGGGTGTGATGGACTCGAGAAACTGGAAGTCAAGGCTCCAAATCTCCGAAAATTTGTATATGTCGGGGTGCCATTGTACAGGAACCAGAAGAAACGTGAGGTGGAATTGCTTCCTTGCAAAATTGAGATTTTAGATGGTTATAAGACTCTAAAAACTCTGAAGTTGGAAGCTACCACTATGACGGATCAGCAGTTTGAACATCAATTCTCTAAGTTCTCAGCCCTCAATGAATTGGAACTAAGAAGATGTTATACAATGAAAAATATAGTGATTTCGAGTGAAAAACTAAGTATATTCAGCTTATCACATTGGATGAATCTGGAACAAGTCAAGATGCTGGCTCCGAATCTGATGGAATTCAATTTTGTGGGTTACAAAATGCCATTCTCAACTATGGATCCTTCTAGCCTAGTAGAAGCTGAACTTAATTTTTACCTGCAAATTCCTCCATCAAAATCTTACTTTGGAGATGTGGATAAAAGTTGGTACGATAATCTTCAGGACTTTGTTCAGAAATTCAACTATGCTAAGGGTCTGATATTAATTATCCATTGCGAGGAGGTACTactattttttttccctctctgTTTACTCTTTAGattgcccaatttttgtttaatttggTTTGTTTTCTTCATGGAATGGCAAAATAAGAGCATCCTCATTTACGAAGATGCACGAGAAATCCTGGTTCCGCCAAGTCGACAACTCCGACTACTCATCATGAAACCTCCGGCACATCTTGAATCACTCGTAGATGATCTAATGTCCTGCAGACCCAACATAATATCCATAGTGCCATGTACTGACAGCAAAATACTCCAG GCGTTGCACCAGAATGTAACAGGAAAAAGAGACGAGCCAAATGGTGGACCCAACCAAGTCAGAATTCATAAAGGCGCAACTGCGAAGGAAGGAACCTCGAATTTGTATACGTGGCTGAAATCCACGTCCCTAATTGAGAAAATTACCACTTTTATGTTCAAATCGGAGGAAACCACTTTTATGTTCAAATTGGAGGAACATGCGTTGTCCGATTAG